Genomic DNA from Oncorhynchus mykiss isolate Arlee chromosome 2, USDA_OmykA_1.1, whole genome shotgun sequence:
tctctgtctctgcgtctctgttaactactcttagtctctgcgtctctgttaactactctctgtatctgtgtctctgttaactactctctgtctctgcgtccctgttaactactctctgtctctgcgtccctgttaactactctctgtctctgcatctctgttatctactctctgtctctgcatctctgttaactactctctgtctctgcatctctgttaactactctctgtctctgcgtctcttttaactactctctgtctctgcgtctctgttaactactctccgtctctgcgtctctgttaactactctctgtctctgcgtctctgttaactactctctgtctctctgtctctgttaactactctctgtctctgttaactactctttgtctctgtgtctctgttaactactctctgtctctgttaactactctctgtctctgcgtctctgttaactactctcagtctctgttaactactctctgtctctgcgtctctgttaactactctctgtctctgcgtcCCTGTTaactactctctccctctgcgtctctgttaactactctctgtctctgcgaactactctctgtctctgcgtctctgttaactactctctgtctctgcgtcCCTGTTaactactctctccctctgcgtccctgttaactactctctgtctctgcgtccctgttaactactctctgtctctgcatctctgttaactactctctgtctctgcgtctctgttaactactctctgtctctgcgtccctgttaactactctctgtctctgcatctctgttaactactctctgtctctgcgtctctgttaactactctctgtctctgtgtccctgttaactactctctgtctctgttaactactctctgtctctgcgtctCTGTTAACTACTCTCTGTTTCTGCGTCTCTGTTAACTACTCTCTGTCTATGCGTCTCTGTCTTCGATCGGAGGGAGACTGTCCAGAAAAGACATAGAAAAGTAGAAAACAATATTATTTATTTTGAGATGCAAAACGTAGACTGACACCTATtgtagttcctccagacagtctGTCAACAACCAGttatgttttctttattaaaagtattatttgaaagtgacagtgagcgagagagagagaacagagaaagttTCTCTTGCCAGAATCTGGTGCCAAAatcaacatgtttttttgtgaataattCACACGTCTGTGAGTGGGTCTTTTGGCTGCAGCAGTGCTGAGCTGAGGCCTGCCCAGTTTGAGCTCGGACCACTCTGTCCAATTCCCACCATCATATCACATTTATTAACACATGGCCAAAGGACAATAACATCATCATCAGTGAAGGATTTGACACATAACTCCCTACATTAGCCAAACTGGGCATGAAGACCCAGAAGACAGAAGAATTGCACAGTAAGCACTTTGAATTTGGGCAGGCCACATATCTGAACAGTTCCACCATGTAGAATCACAAGTTCACTTTTTGTAACATGATGAGGTGACAAGAAACTCAAGTGACTCCAGTTTCCACATGGTAAGTCTGTAAAGCCATAATCCATTAAGATAGCAACgggcctctcctccctcctcttccccctctctccccttccccttctctcctcctccccctctctcctcttccccctctctcctcttcccctctctcctccccctctctcctcttccccctctcctcctccctctctctcttccccctctatcctctccccctctctcctcttcccactctctagacccctctctcctcttccccctctccacctcccctctctcttccccatctatcctctcccccctttctcctcttcccctctcctcctccccctctctcctcctccccctctctcctcttccccctctctcctctctcctccccctctttcctcttccccttctccccccctcctcttccccctctcccccctctcctctcccccctctcctcctccccctctctccttctcagaaGAAGTCCTTGGAGGCGGCCTCCACAAAGTTGGGTGCGGCCATGAGGATGGTGATGGTACAAATTATATTGAACACACTGAACCCCACCAGACACAGACGGTCAATGACCGCCGCTGCAAACTGCCACTTCTCCGCCACGCTCACCCTGCGGTCCTGCTCACGGAAACGATTGGCCAGGAACTGCACTTCCTCCAGCAGGGCCTGGAGCTGGGCCTCCACTACCCCAGCCTGGAACACCCTGGCCTGGGCATGGCAAGTACCCGCTTCGACTGCTCCAGCCCCAGCCTCCACACAGCTGGAGCCTGAGGGGTCAGGGTCCAGAGATGTGGGGGGTTGTGGAAGGGGGCTACCAAACATTGTGGAggagggtgggtggtggtggaggattGGGGTGTCAgaaccccttcctcctcctcctctccaggtgaCAGCAGGGTCTGGTTCAATAGGATTCTGGAAGCCAATGTAGGGCCGGTGTCCATTTGGctgagggtgggggtggggggtggaggggagatTTGGGGTAGGGTGAATATTAGGCTGGAGGTTTGGGTTATGGTTGGGATAGGACTGGAGGGTTGGGTTGGACGGTGGGTGTGGTAGGGGCTGACTGAGCTGGCTTAGACTGGCCTGCAGAGAGGTGAGGCTctgggggagggtggagggggctggggtggtggtggtggtggtagggggaGAGAAGCAGGTCTTGGTCTGGGGGTTGGAGGGGCTGTGGTGGGGTGTGAGCTCACCCCACTCTCCTGGACGCTTCATCCTCAGAAACCAGGGAACCCACTGGAGTAGAACCAACTCaacctgagagacacacacagagagagagtaggcAAGAGGACCCAGATACCCATTGTGGCAGAAGAaacagagatagggagaggacacacacacatagataagATGAACCAGGGAATGTACTGCAGCAGAACAAACTGCACCTGATAGAagaggacaggacacacacaagGTCCAGACATTCACAGATatgagaggaacacacacagacagtcacagacacacGTCATAatcagtagacagacagagagcctcACCCATTGAGGCATGTCTCCACTGTTGGGGTCGTGGTGATGGTACTGAAGTACAACTACAGTCGCCACCACTGACATCCCTACGGTAACCATGGTACTCACAAAATACTGACCTAGGATGGAGACACAGTATTATAGTACACTGTAATGGAATAGGTTCCGTAGATTAGGTCTTAGGAGCATGATTAGACACTACCACTTCCACACTCCATCCCCAGGGGGCAGCACCAACAGGGTCAGGGCTACGCTCTGCCAGGAAGCCTTCATAAGTCCACAAGCGCGAGCAATCAGGAGTGGCTTTAgagcaagtctctgaatgtccctgagtggcccagccagagcccggacttgaacccgatcgaacatctctggagagacctggaaatagctgtgcaacaacgctccccatccaacctgacagagcttgagatgatctgcagagaagaatgggagaaactccccaaatacagctgtgccaagctcgtagtgtcatacccaagactcaatgtagaatcgctgccaaaggtgctccaacaaagtactgagtaaagggtctgaatacttatgtaaatttgatatttataaattagcaaacatttctaaaaacctgttttagctttgtcattgtgggatattgtgtgtaaattgatgagtggaaaaaactatttcatacattttataataaggctgtaaattcaaggggtctgaatactttccgaagtcaCTGTATATATTAGCAGGCTAGTTAAATGCGTACGCACACCAGGCATGCGCACAcacttgcatacacacacacagttacttaCCTATCAGTGGTATGGAGTCTGAGGTAGCTGGCATAATCTCAGCCACCAGCAACATgaagacagtcagagagagaagaactgtaatgcctggagagagagatggggaaaatgATATTATTACACTGGGAAATACAGCAATACTTGTGGGTAGTAcaattctccatctctctgccaaCTCACCCcacccatccatctctcccccatctctgtccctccccttctcccttttctccctacatctctgtccttcccctccccaccccccttctctccctctatcactgtCCCTCACCTCCccgccccttctctccctctatcactgtCCCTCAGATCcccaccccttctctccctctatcactgtCCCTCACCTCCccgccccttctctccctctatcactgtCCCTCACCTCCCcggcccttctctccctctatcactgtCCCTCACCTCCctgcccccttctctccctctatcactgtCCCTCACCTCCCcggcccttctctccctctatcactgtCCCTCAcctccccacccctcttcttTCCCTATATCACTGTCCCTCACCTCCctgcccccttctctccctctatcactgtccctcccctccctgcccccttctctccctctatcactgtCCCTCAGATCCctgccccttctctccctctatcactgtCCCTCAcctccccacccctcttcttTCCCTCTATCACTGTCCCTCACCTCCctgcccccttctctccctctatcactgtccatcctctccctgcccccttccctccctctatcactgTCCCTCACCTCCctgcccccatctctccctctatcactgtccctcctctccc
This window encodes:
- the LOC110519673 gene encoding neuronal acetylcholine receptor subunit alpha-7-like isoform X3, giving the protein MERPVANDSLPLTVRFSYTLLQVMNVDEKNQILTTNAWLQMQWFDHYLQWNQSEYPGVKTLRFTTDQVWIPDILLYNSAHDKFDATFKSYVLVNSSGFCEYLPPGIFSSACNVDVRWFPFDIQRCELKFGSWTFDGWLLDLQMQEADLSGYMSNGEWDLLGVPGDRHEIFYECCTEPYSDVTFVVTLRRRTLFYALNLLVPCVLISSLTLLLFILPARSGEKIGLGITVLLSLTVFMLLVAEIMPATSDSIPLIGQYFVSTMVTVGMSVVATVVVLQYHHHDPNSGDMPQWVELVLLQWVPWFLRMKRPGEWGELTPHHSPSNPQTKTCFSPPTTTTTTPAPSTLPQSLTSLQASLSQLSQPLPHPPSNPTLQSYPNHNPNLQPNIHPTPNLPSTPHPHPQPNGHRPYIGFQNPIEPDPAVTWRGGGGRGSDTPILHHHPPSSTMFGSPLPQPPTSLDPDPSGSSCVEAGAGAVEAGTCHAQARVFQAGVVEAQLQALLEEVQFLANRFREQDRRVSVAEKWQFAAAVIDRLCLVGFSVFNIICTITILMAAPNFVEAASKDFF
- the LOC110519673 gene encoding neuronal acetylcholine receptor subunit alpha-7-like isoform X1 gives rise to the protein MRQSVAICLFGLSALLHVSEQGPHQRNLLRELLRDYNRMERPVANDSLPLTVRFSYTLLQVMNVDEKNQILTTNAWLQMQWFDHYLQWNQSEYPGVKTLRFTTDQVWIPDILLYNSAHDKFDATFKSYVLVNSSGFCEYLPPGIFSSACNVDVRWFPFDIQRCELKFGSWTFDGWLLDLQMQEADLSGYMSNGEWDLLGVPGDRHEIFYECCTEPYSDVTFVVTLRRRTLFYALNLLVPCVLISSLTLLLFILPARSGEKIGLGITVLLSLTVFMLLVAEIMPATSDSIPLIGQYFVSTMVTVGMSVVATVVVLQYHHHDPNSGDMPQWVELVLLQWVPWFLRMKRPGEWGELTPHHSPSNPQTKTCFSPPTTTTTTPAPSTLPQSLTSLQASLSQLSQPLPHPPSNPTLQSYPNHNPNLQPNIHPTPNLPSTPHPHPQPNGHRPYIGFQNPIEPDPAVTWRGGGGRGSDTPILHHHPPSSTMFGSPLPQPPTSLDPDPSGSSCVEAGAGAVEAGTCHAQARVFQAGVVEAQLQALLEEVQFLANRFREQDRRVSVAEKWQFAAAVIDRLCLVGFSVFNIICTITILMAAPNFVEAASKDFF
- the LOC110519673 gene encoding neuronal acetylcholine receptor subunit alpha-7-like isoform X2 — protein: MITELTVSEQGPHQRNLLRELLRDYNRMERPVANDSLPLTVRFSYTLLQVMNVDEKNQILTTNAWLQMQWFDHYLQWNQSEYPGVKTLRFTTDQVWIPDILLYNSAHDKFDATFKSYVLVNSSGFCEYLPPGIFSSACNVDVRWFPFDIQRCELKFGSWTFDGWLLDLQMQEADLSGYMSNGEWDLLGVPGDRHEIFYECCTEPYSDVTFVVTLRRRTLFYALNLLVPCVLISSLTLLLFILPARSGEKIGLGITVLLSLTVFMLLVAEIMPATSDSIPLIGQYFVSTMVTVGMSVVATVVVLQYHHHDPNSGDMPQWVELVLLQWVPWFLRMKRPGEWGELTPHHSPSNPQTKTCFSPPTTTTTTPAPSTLPQSLTSLQASLSQLSQPLPHPPSNPTLQSYPNHNPNLQPNIHPTPNLPSTPHPHPQPNGHRPYIGFQNPIEPDPAVTWRGGGGRGSDTPILHHHPPSSTMFGSPLPQPPTSLDPDPSGSSCVEAGAGAVEAGTCHAQARVFQAGVVEAQLQALLEEVQFLANRFREQDRRVSVAEKWQFAAAVIDRLCLVGFSVFNIICTITILMAAPNFVEAASKDFF